From the Colletotrichum lupini chromosome 10, complete sequence genome, one window contains:
- a CDS encoding WD repeat domain-containing protein — protein MHPAAENKDADPMQQHYDPANSAKDPSDLSAPSMDLVASSEIAARDSDPPGKHKSFFRGVQWTPDGTTLIASTSDNRLSAYVLPADLLDPNGRPRTLTPQGQLRLPEPFYSAAVSPYFSLADPQTQLALLGCKDHPIQLYHVFADSQSSPPLCSYKLIRRETEEYICPESLLWSWPGTHFLAGSTNRLDHFDVSRTGSDGPILTIPTIPSKRHLLKGGGVGMKGMVSALSSQHPDESGACIVAAGTWSRWMGLYDVTRTNKAVANWSIQGVDRSHFGRDIGGNGIVQTIWSPCGRYLAINERQANGILVYDVRGTGQPLSVLVGRTTNSQQRLACDVFPGTGGSSGGFELWAGTETGQVLVYEAVGCTEGVHDKSWDWAAHQSPVGSSGVHPTGSVIATCSGGWSSHGDEELDNGLGVAGNDGQPRLASTCISSESSLKVWTLAQGPMEHPADGFEAS, from the coding sequence ATGCATCCCGCGGCGGAAAACAAGGATGCAGACCCCATGCAGCAACACTACGACCCAGCAAACTCGGCCAAGGACCCCTCCGATCTTTCCGCCCCCTCCATGGACCTCGTAGCTTCCTCCGAGATAgccgctagagattctgaTCCACCGGGAAAGCACAAGAGCTTCTTTCGCGGAGTCCAATGGACTCCTGACGGCACAACACTCATCGCTTCAACGTCCGACAACCGGCTGTCGGCCTACGTACTGCCGGCAGATCTCCTCGACCCCAACGGCCGGCCCCGGACGTTGACGCCGCAGGGGCAACTGCGTCTACCGGAACCCTTCTACTCGGCAGCTGTCTCACCCTACTTCTCCTTGGCCGACCCGCAAACCCAGCTTGCACTTCTCGGCTGCAAAGACCACCCTATCCAGCTCTACCACGTCTTTGCAGACTCTCAGTCTTCGCCTCCGCTATGCTCCTACAAGCTTATCCGACGGGAGACAGAAGAGTACATCTGCCCTGAGTCCCTCTTGTGGTCCTGGCCTGGGACCCATTTCCTAGCCGGCTCGACAAATCGCCTCGACCACTTTGACGTATCACGGACTGGCTCTGATGGTCCCATCTTGACCATCCCTACCATCCCTTCTAAGCGGCATCTCCTCAAAGGTGGCGGCGTTGGCATGAAGGGAATGGTCTCTGCGCTGTCAAGCCAACACCCGGACGAGTCTGGCGCTTGTATCGTCGCCGCCGGCACCTGGTCCCGTTGGATGGGTCTCTACGACGTGACTCGGACAAACAAGGCCGTTGCGAACTGGAGCATCCAAGGCGTTGACAGGTCTCACTTCGGGCGAGACATCGGGGGAAACGGCATTGTTCAAACCATATGGAGCCCATGTGGACGCTATCTAGCCATCAATGAGCGACAGGCAAACGGCATTCTCGTCTACGATGTGCGTGGGACAGGCCAGCCTCTGAGCGTCCTAGTGGGCCGAACCACCAACAGCCAACAAAGGCTGGCCTGCGACGTCTTCCCTGGTACTGGTGGATCGTCCGGTGGTTTCGAGCTATGGGCGGGAACAGAGACTGGCCAAGTCCTCGTCTATGAAGCCGTTGGCTGCACAGAGGGCGTTCATGACAAGTCATGGGACTGGGCTGCCCATCAATCACCCGTCGGGAGCTCAGGGGTCCACCCCACAGGATCGGTAATCGCCACTTGCTCTGGCGGATGGTCCAGCCATGGGGATGAGGAATTGGACAATGGCCTGGGTGTCGCGGGTAACGACGGCCAGCCCCGCCTGGCATCGACATGCATCAGCTCCGAATCATCACTCAAAGTCTGGACCTTGGCTCAAGGTCCAATGGAACATCCAGCCGATG